From the genome of Poecile atricapillus isolate bPoeAtr1 unplaced genomic scaffold, bPoeAtr1.hap1 scaffold_314, whole genome shotgun sequence, one region includes:
- the LOC131574430 gene encoding carnitine O-palmitoyltransferase 1, liver isoform-like, translated as MGSMDSIPQDKGSFCLTYEASMTRLFREGRTETVRSCTCESTAFVRSMADPRRSRSERQRLFKAAAEKHQQLYRLAMTGAGIDRHLFCLYLMSRYLGTQSPFLAKVLAEPWRLSTSQTPQQQLRMFDFDKFPDHVSSGGGFGPVADDGYGVSYIISGENLITFHVSSKFSSPETDSQRFGRHIRQAMLDIAGLFDKTNPPKAGE; from the exons atgggatccatggattCCATCCCGCAGGACAAGGGCTCCTTCTGCCTGACGTACGAGGCCTCCATGACGCGGCTGTTCCGCGAGGGCCGCACCGAGACCGTGCGCTCCTGCACCTGCGAGTCCACGGCCTTCGTGCGCAGCATGGCCGACCCCCGGCGCAGC CGCTCGGAGCGGCAGCGGCTGTTCAAGGCGGCCGCAGAGAAGCACCAGCAGCTCTATCGCCTCGCCATGACCGGCGCGGGCATCGACCGGCACCTCTTCTGCCTCTACCTCATGTCGCGATATCTCGGGACACAGAGCCCCTTCCTGGCCAAG GTCCTGGCCGAGCCCTGGCGCCTCTCCACCAGCCAGACcccgcagcagcagctccgAATGTTCGACTTCGACAAATTCCCCGACCACGTCTCCAGCGGGGGCGGCTTCGGGCCC GTGGCGGATGATGGTTATGGGGTGTCCTACATCATCTCCGGGGAGAACCTCATCACCTTCCACGTTTCCAGCAAATTCTCCAGCCCCGAGACG GACTCGCAGCGTTTTGGCCGCCACATCCGCCAGGCCATGCTGGACATCGCGGGGCTCTTCGACAAAACCAACCCCCCCAAAGCTGGGGAGTGa